A window of Hydrogenophilus thermoluteolus genomic DNA:
GGAAGAAGTCAATGACCGTCGGCTGGTGGTAGTTGTAGTAATCGCTCTGCACCCTGAGTTTGGTGAGCACCCGCATCGGGTCTTCGTCGGTCCAGTCGGAGAGCACAACCACATAGTCGCGGTCGGCCCGGATGGGATCGCCTGCGCGCGGCTCGACGATCAGCGCCCCGTACATACCGGTCTGCTCCTGCGTGCCGGAATGCGAGTGGTACCAGTAGGTGCCGGTTTGTTCGAGACTGAACTGGTAGGTGAAGGTTTCGCCCGGGGGGATGCCCGGGAAACTGACCCCAGGCACCCCGTCCATCTGGTAGGGCAGGATGATCCCGTGCCAGTGGATCGAGGTGGCCTCGCGCAGGCGGTTGGTGACGCGGATGGTGACCGTGTCGCCTTCCCGAAGTTTGAGCGTTGGCGCCGGGATGGAGCCGTTGATCGTGGTCGCCATCCTTGGCCTGCCGGTGAAGTTGACCGGCGACTCGGCAACCACCAGGTCGATGTTCGTGCCGCTGAGCACGGGCGCCAAACCCGTGCGCGTCTCGGTCACTCCTTGCGCCGTGGCTCGCCCCCACGGTGATAGGCTTGCGATCACACCCCCCGCGACCAGACCACCGACGAAACGCCGCCGCCCCGCGTTCGGCAATGCGAGCGCGACTTGCGGGAACCGATCTCGATCGTTTCTCATCCAATCCTCCGCTTTATGGCAAAAGGGAAAAGGCAACGCGATCGTAATCGTTCGCTCCTTGCGCGCACGTGACAGGAAGATGACAAAATGGTCAGAAAACTCCTTTTGATCGAAGACGAACCCAAAACCGGCGCCTATCTCAAAAAAGGGCTGCACGAAGCTGGCTACAATGTGGAATGGGTACAAGACGGCATCGATGGCCTTCATTTGGCTCGCGAAATCCCTTTCGATCTCATCATCCTCGACGTGATGCTCCCTGGCCTCGACGGTTGGCAAGTGCTGGCCAGACTTCGGTCAGAAGGGATCACCACCCCAACGCTCTACCTCACGGCACGAGACCGGGTCGAAGATCGGGTCAAAGGGTTGGAAATGGGCGCTGACGACTACCTCGTCAAACCGTTTTCGTTCGCCGAATTGCTCGCCCGTGTCCGAACGATCCTCAGACGGGGCGGTCAGAGCCTTTCCTCCACGATTTTGCGCGCTGCGGACCTGGAACTCGATCTGTTGCGCCGTCGCGTGTGCCGCGGAGGGGAGACCATCGCGCTCACCGCAAAGGAGTTCGCTTTGCTCGAACTGCTCCTGCGTCGGCAGGGAGAGGTTCTACCGCGCTCACTGATCGCG
This region includes:
- a CDS encoding heavy metal response regulator transcription factor, which produces MVRKLLLIEDEPKTGAYLKKGLHEAGYNVEWVQDGIDGLHLAREIPFDLIILDVMLPGLDGWQVLARLRSEGITTPTLYLTARDRVEDRVKGLEMGADDYLVKPFSFAELLARVRTILRRGGQSLSSTILRAADLELDLLRRRVCRGGETIALTAKEFALLELLLRRQGEVLPRSLIASQVWEIDFECDSNVIEVAIRRLRQKIDEGRTPKLIHTVRGMGYVLEAR